GGATGCGGGTAACGAAATTCTTGTCTTGGGGTGTCATAAGGCCATTGTCCTTGGACAAGAGCCAAATCTTGTGATTGCGCTTAGCACGTTTGGTTTCTTGATCAAGGTAAGCGGCCTTCTCGTCCTCTGACAGGTGCGCAagatgctgctgctgctgctgctgattgGCGGATGGAACGCGTCCCATGGAACCTTGCGAACGGTGTCCTTGGTGGCCGTGGGCCTGGTGATGAGCTTGAGGGCCATGAGCGCCAAGCCGTGCGGCATCACCTGAGAGTCTGTTCGGGTTCTGAAGAATCTGAGTCGGCTGCGAAGGCGGGGCTTGGGAGTGAGGAGGCTGAGCAAGCGGGCTGGGAGTTCCTTGAACAGGCGGAGTCGGCTTGGAGGTAATAGACTGAGGTCTCTGCAGAATCTGTACGGGATGTCCATGGCCAGGATGCTGTTGAGGCTGGCCACCACGCTGTTGATGATGTTCAACACCATGGAAGGACTGCTGTTGGGCAGGCTCGGGCCGTCCGTAGCCGTACTCAGGCCCTGGATAGCCCTGAGGAGGCGGCGCAGATTCCGAGAAAGCTGGCTGAGGGGTTCGTTGGGTGGCTTGCTCTCGCATTGCCTTCTCCACCTCTTCCAAACTCATGACCTTCCTGCTGGCGGACGGGACAGCCTGCGGCTTCGGGGAAGGCTCGGGAATAGCGGTCTTCTTGGAAGGCATGCCCCAAAGCGACGCGTCGACGTGCAGGTCGGGAATGGGTTCCGCATCCTTGTACTTCTCATAGCCAGTGCGAACAGGTCTGGGGGCCTGCTGGCTCTGGGGGTAGTAGTATTGCTGCGGATGTTGGGCTTGCTGATAATGCTGCTGAACGGGCGCAGGAGCGGGAACAGGCTTGGCGGCAGGAACTTGGCGGCTGTAGCGAACCTGCTCCTCTTCGATGGCGTCAGACACCTTTGCCGTTTGGCCAAAGAAGTCGAAGTCCTTTCCGACAGGGGCATTCGAGATGGTAGTCGGGCCACCACCTCCGAATGTGTCGTCGTTGAAAGCATCGCCGCTCTCCTCGAGTTGGTCGCCTAGCCCATCATACGTATCGTCGAATTCGACAGCGTCGTCGTCCTCGGCATCGCCGCGCGAAAGGCCGGCGAAAGGATCGTGAGTCTGAGAGAAGCCTGGCGCCGCCGTGTTATGGCCAGCAGGGCGTGTAGGGTCGAAGCCGAAAAAAGACATGTTGAACAACTAGTCCGTCTTCGTTTCaaataagagaaatagctGTATACTAGGTCGTGGTCAGCATCGGAGTTGGGTCTCTGACGAAGTGAGGCAAATAGATGCTGAGGAAGAGATGTTGGAAATAGTAAGGCAGGGTGAGAGAAGggagaagaaggccaaggaCTGAGATGGGCCTGAGAAGCTCAAGAAGGGAAAGAGTGAGTGGTCCCTCCCGCTTCATAGGATCATCGTAGCTAAAGTGGTGTGGCAAGGAAGCTGCCCGGCATCTCTCTCGCCTTGATGAGTTCAGGCAGTGGCCATAGCTGCCGCTGTAGAGACTGTAGGGGCAGAAATCGTGACAAGAGGTCTCCAGTAATTCTCAATCAAGATCGAAAAGACAAGAGAGTTTGTGCGACTTACCACTAAGAGAACGAGAGATCTGTGGATTTAGGTGTAGCAGCTCGCAAAACTATCATGATGTCGTCAAAGACAAATACCAAAACTGAGAGCAAAGCGACAAGGCATAAACAGGGGTGCTTTGGCCGGGTCTGCTCAGTGAATTGACATCCAGAGACAAGGTATTCACCAGAGCACAAAGTTGAACACAATGCGCCAGGTGAGATTCGGAGCGAGAAAGGAAGCAAAAAGAGTCGCGTCGCTGAGGTTGGGTTGCGATGGCCAAAGTGGTGATGCACCATTCGCATCCGTGGGGAGGAATTGAGGCTCGAGAGCCTTGGTACCCCACTACATGGCTCACTCCGAGCCAATGAGCGAGCTTGGACAGCTTAGCTGGAAGGACTGGAGTCACGTGAAAGGTTAGTCATACGCCGGCTGCTTGGGGGATGGCCTGGAGATAGCCCCTCTCGTCATCGTGGCCTGTATTTGCTCGCCGAATGTGGATAGAGGGGTCCTAGCCAGGGATCTGGATGAGTGACACCCATTATCAACTGCACCCTGCTTTCTGGGTGATGCAATCACAATTGTCCGGGCCGGTTTTATTCTGTGTTTTGTCTGGATTTGTCCAAATGTGTAGGAAGCTTAAATTCGGGAGGATCACAGTCCGCCGCACACTGATTGATGGCTGCTGTCAATATCTCTTGAATTAACCTGAAAACTGAGTATATCTCCAGCCTTGTCTAAGATGCTGCCTTGGGGCATCCTGTGAACAGTGTTCATCTATTTTATACTGACTATTCACCTGGTCTTACTCATGATGATTTCCACATCTTGATATTGTATTGTAGATAAAATTGAGCTGGATTCATCGCGACAACTGAGAGGTCAGTGTTTATAAATTGCTTGCATTGTAAGGCTATCTTCAATATCCCGTGAGCAAATCGGATAGCTCAATCCAGTCGGCAATCTATCTTTATGTTGTCTGGTGTCCGAAAAAcatttactaagttttagTGACAGAGCAGGAGCTCATAGCATGATTTTTAGTACTTCAATTGTGAAGCACGGAGGCTCACGACAATAACCAAATATCACTGAAGGCCTCAACTGTTGCATCGACTCATCTTGATACCTAGCTGTGCTGTTTAGTCGACTCCCTTGACTCAGCCATCAAACATCGATCAGAAGTCGGTGGCATACGCACAATTCCGAGCTCTCTTCTCACAGTTGAGCGCATCGATGAGCGATACCGGTCAGAGTCAGTTGGAACGTAGGGCTCTTGTGACGCCAGACAGGAATCTACCGCCCAGCCAGGCTCATCTGGGCGGCAAGCCTACGAAGCAAGCACAAGGAAGCCACATTTTGACAGGATCATCCCGTTTGGTAACCCCGAATCTACTCGACTAGAATAGGTAGACGGTCGAACATGGTGGCTGGTTGTCTCTCCAGAATGCTCTATGTACCAAATAAGGCACCTGGTTACAGATTTGATGCTGCGGGCATAAGAGCACGACCAGCAAAGCGCTCTGTGCCCTACATTGTGGTGTTCTGATCTTCCGGACAGTCCGCTGTCAACGGTGCATCATGTACCCTTCGGGATGATTGTACATCTCTTGAAGATGATCAGGCAGTCGCATGAACTGGTTTGGTTGAATGTTTCCGTATGCAAGAGCAAAGCCGAACGCGAGCACACGCTGACAACTGAATACCCATGGTATTGCTACGTCGTTGTTTGCAGACGAAAGAGTCGGTTGCAGCATTTGAGCTGAGCTCTCGGCACGAGCTTTTGGGGGCAAAAGGCACGGCGATCTTTGCTGCACGGCACCGGGCGGGATACGAGCGGCAAGCAGCTAAAGGGCACGGAAGCCACACGAGCCTAACAACAGAGCCAATTTGGCGTTATCGAAATGTGTTCCATTGATTCGATGCTGAAAAAGTCGCCAAGAGCCGGGTGAGAATTCCACGATCCGACACTATTGAGGATGAGGTACTTTTCTCCCGGACTCCCGCAAGAATCGCGACTCGCACGGTATTGGTAGGCCCATCGTTGTGTGGAATCTTCagataaaataaaatatgtCCAGACATAGAACTCAGCGTATCTGCACAATTGACTAATATACACGAGGCAACTAGATCTGCCAGGGGCAATCAAAATGGAAATGTGTACATGTCCATCGCAGAAGAAAGCACAGGGGGTTGAGAAGCTCTGGAACGCAGGGCAGAAGGGATGACAGTGAGTTTCAGACATGATGATTATCTTTTCTGGGGTATCAACCATGTGTGTAAGCAGTACCTGCTCTAGACCATACGTGGTAACGTATCTAAGTCTACCATTGCTGGATGGCAGGGTTAAGTTGGATGACACGGAGAGATTTCCCGCCCATTGGATCCCGTCGCTCAGCCAGTGTCAAATGGGGTTCCAACTTTCAGCACCAGCTTCCAAATGGAAGAGAAAGCTCACCCTCTGACCCCTGGTCTACGGACCTGACTCCCAGGGCTGACGGCAGGCCGCTGCAGCAGATTCCGACAGTGGCCACGTTCCCTGTCCCCGATCGTATGGAGACAGGATGCCCAAGAGCTGGGAACGGGTACGCGGCAGCCCTCTGCACCGAAGAGAGGTACGTGGAGGATACTTAGTTGTCAAAAGCATGCCATGCCCAGAATGCATGTCTCGTGTACTTTGTATCGTCTGCATCCGCGATTCTGTGGCGATACCTATTCGACCTCTCCCTGCTATCGTCCATATGTTGCTCTGCATCAGCATTTTGAAAAATGCCCAGAAAGAGCCATGTCGACTTTCGCACGTAATTATACATCCTCGTTTCTGCATGGGGTTCGTAAGAAAAATATATGGGTGAATGCAGCTGTTGAGTTCAGGTCTGCTTCCATCAATCTCAGTCGCGAGAAGTGGGAGATACCTCGAGCTGGAAGCAGAAGTAGAGATTCATACAAAGTTCCGCGTAAAGCTACTTCTATATGCCCCCTGGCTGCTCTTTTTGAGTTGCAAACCTCCTGGGAGCAGGCCAGTTGTCGCCCCACCCCCTTTATTCCACCTCGCGGTACTTCTTGCTAGCGCTCCCTTTTCTCGGGGTGGACGCACCGCGTACGCTGCATTCGTACCTCCTAACCCTGTGAGATTCCTTCAGGTCCCCCAAATCCAGTGAGATGCGTGGCTGCTAGCGCGCTCCTGGTACTCCAGCTCCTCTGAACATTTTCCTGAAGCCATCCTTTTCTCTCAGGCGGTCGACTCGTACGAATACGTATCCCTTCCTGTGCACctcttttctattttttccctctccTTCCCAGTCGCCCTTGTTCATCTCTGGGGAAGAACGGGATTTCTCTTATTCTTCCATTCTGCTTCATCCTCTTTCAACCGACCCAGGCTTCCATCCAAGGCCTGAATACACCGGTCAAGATGGCGACAGGCTCAGCACGCTATGTGCGATACATTCTCTTCGCCTTCTTCGTAAGTTGATCCCCAGCTACCATTCTGCGCGAGCGCAGTCAGCTCTGATCCCTCGACGCGCGGCACAATACCTTTCGCATCTCGACGACATTTCCGTCATGCACACGTCAAAGAAACTTCATGACCCCGTGCTTACATCTACCTTCTCGCGCAGGGCCTCGCCGTTTTCTACTTCATTTCCCACTCTAGCTACGAGGGCGTAAGGCTTCAGGATGGCTCTTTCAGCAAACCCGGTGGTCCTTCAGCCGGcggccagcagcagcagcaaggcGAGAACAAAGAGGGCGAGAAGCCCAAGCAGCCCGCTCATTCCGAAACCAAGAGCCCCAAGGTCGGCGAGGCATACAACCCCAAGGACTGGCCCATGGCCATGACCCCGAACGAGCCTGGCTGGGATGAGCTCTCTGGCATTGCAGACGGCCCGCGCATGAATGCTACCTTCGTCACCCTCGCCCGTAATTCCGATATCTGGGACATTGCCCGCTCCATCCGTCAGGTTGAGGACCGATTCAACCGCCGCTACAACTACGACTGGGTCTTCCTGAACGACAAGCCTTTCGATGCCACCTTCAAGAAGGTCACCACCTCCCTTGTTTCCGGCAAGACTCACTACGGCGAAATCCCCAAGGAGCACTGGTCTTTCCCTGAGCACATTGACCAGGAGAAGGCCCGTAAGGTTCGCGAGGACATGGCCCAGCGCAAGATCATCTACGGCGACTCTGTGAGCTACCGCCACATGTGCCGTTTCGAGTCTGGTTTCTTCTTCCGCCAGCCGGCCATGATGAACTACGACTACTACTGGCGTGTTGAGCCCTCCATTGAGCTCTTCTGCGATATCCACTACGATCCATTCCGCTTCATGAAGGAGAACAACAAGAAGTACAGCTTCGTTCTGAGCTTGTACGAGTACGTCGAGACCATCCCCACTCTCTGGGACAGCACCAAGAAGTTCATCAAGAACCACCCCGAGCACATTGCCGAGGGCAACTCCATGGGCTTCCTCAGTGACGACGGTGGTGACTCTTACAACCACTGCCATTTCGTAAGTTGGCCGACGAAGAGACCTTTGCCAGTGACATTACTGACTGAGACTAGTGGTCCAACTTTGAAGTTGGTGACCTCAACTGGCTCCGCTCAAAGGCCTACATCGACTACTTCGAGTCCCTCGACCAGGATGGTGGTTTCTTCTACGAGCGTTGGGGTGACGCGCCTGTGCACTCCATCGCCGCCGGTCTCATGCTGCCGAAGGACCAGATTCATTTCTTCAACGATATCGCCTACTACCATGTTCCCTTCACCCACTGCCCCACTGGCGAGAAGGTTCGTCTCGACAGACGCTGCCACTGCAACCCCAAGGACAACTTTGACTGGAAGGGCTACTCTTGTAAGTTGGCTGTGATCATGACCTCTTCGCAAACACCACTAACAATGAATCAGGCACGAGCCGCTACTTCGAGATCAACGGTTTGGACAAGCCTGAGGGTTACGAGAACCAGCAGGACTAGAGCAAATCGGGGGCGTGATAAAAGAGTGGCATGTAACAACAAATTCCAGAACTGGCCTTGGGTAAGGCCACCAATTGAGTTTACCTGCATCGATGAGAGGCACTGGTCAGGCACATGGGTACCAACTGTGGAGTGGCGTAAATGGTTCTGCAAGACTTGGACACGTTTTTTGCTGTGTAGATATAGGCAAATGGAAGGGTCCATCTGGTGTTTGTCCAGCTTTGACTTGAACTTCTTGAACATGTTTGAATGTTGTGAAATCTCTTTTGGTATTTTGTACATTGTAATAGTACACGTCTTGATATGTCTTATGGTGTCTAATAGTCGTACACCACAACAAGGGCAAAAGTACCCTTCCGCTCTGAATCCCTTCCACAGCGCCCATCCATGCGTCTTCCACTCATATCATCTTCCAAACTCAAGACCTCCAATTTAAGAAACAGTAGCCTTCTTGGGCTTCATCGTACCGTACTTGGACCTGGAAGTAGCACGGTTGGCCACACCTCCGAGATCGAGGGCGCCACGGACGAGATGGTACCGCACACCGGGACAATCCTGACTGCGGCCGCCGCGGACGAGAACGACGCTGTGCTGCTGGATGTTGTGGCCCTCGCCGGGGACGTAGGCGGTGACGTGGCGACCGTTGGAGAGGCGGACACGAGCGGTCTTGCGCTGGCCAGAGTTGGGCTTCTTGGGGCGGGTGATGCCAACCTTGAGGCAGACGCCCTTGAGGGCGGGAGCGTTGATCTCGGACAGGGCGGGGGAGACGGCGTGACGGGCGCGCTTGCCCTTCTTGTGGCAGCCCTGTGGGGTTGAATAGTTAGTTGAGGGTATCATGGAGTGAGGGAGGGGAGTGACGAACTCTCAAGACCTGCATGATGGTGGCATTTTGTACGGGCGTCGAGGAGAAGGATCGGATCAGGGGGGTGGTGATGGTGCTCGCAGTCGGTGTGAGTATGGAGGCGGCGCGAGGGAAGGCCGCTGGCCTCATCGCCGGGGCGAAAAGGGATCTGAGGAGTGTGCTGGCCATGTCGGGCAAATGGTGTCGAGTGTATTCGGCGTCCAATTGCTGTCGTCACGATCTAGAAGCTATCGCCGCGACTGGGCGCCTAAGTGTGCATTCGAATCCCTGGAAGCTGGATTTTTTGCTTACCTAAGGCACTTGGCTATCGCAAGGGGTTGAACTTGAATGATAACTGACGCCTCAGGCCAGAGGAGCGCGTTCCGTCCCCCGGACCCCCTTCCGTCCTTTTGCGACTCGGACCACGGACGGCATCGGCTTAGGTGACTCGCTGGGGGCGGCTTTAGAGGTGCATCACATGCCCGTTGCAAGAATTCAGGTCCTGACGTAAGCGACTCTAGCGTCACCGTGTCACCCGTAGAACCCCAAGAAACCCCCCCCTGGCATGTCGCCCATCTGGGTGCTACGCCGTCGGCTTTCCCCCAGACTTGGAGCAAAACTGGGGACTTTGGGACAGTGTTGGCCCCCCAGTGTCCCCCCGCTGCGGGATGGATATCCTCGGCTGAAGCGGGCGCTGTGTCTGTTCGCCAGCCGCCAGGTACCGTGGCTCCGAATGGCTTTGAGGTTCACGGTCTAGGGCGCACCGCATGTTTGACTTATTTTGTGTGGCCTACTCTACTCTACCTACACAATACTCCTGACTTGCTCTCCTGTCTACGATTAATCTCATCTTACCGTCTCACCCTTTATTTCGGGAAACCGTTCAACGCCAATTGACCGTTTCCGTCCGGGCGTTTGCCTTCTCTCTGTTAGCTAGCACACCGCACGGCCGAGCGAGACCATAAGTAGCCGAGGAGTTCCCACGATCCCCAGATCTTCCCGCACCTCCGAAGTTCTTCTTACCCTGTTTTCTTTTTGCTGTTGCCGACTTGCCTGAGTGATCTCGAGACTATATACACATCACATCGTATACCATGTCGTCGATTTCTAGGGCCGTTCGCCCTGCTTTGAGAGGAAGCCGTGGTGTTGCTGTCCTCGCGAGGGTGAGGACTTGCACACCGGGCAGAGCGCTCTCGCCACTCCAGCAGTAAGTACTCAGACTTTCCGCAGACTCTAGCCATGATACTAAAACATTCCCCCTCCAGGACCGCAAGACCCCTTTCCACCACCCAGCGCCGCCGTAATGCCGACCACTTTGACATCGCCGACATCCCCCCAACGCCCATCACCCACCTCTCCGAGGTCGAGGCCGCGATGCAGGAGGCGGTGAGCAAGTTCGCCAACGACGTGATCGCGCCCAAGGTGCGCGAGATGGACGAGGCGGAGAACATGGACCCGGCCATCGTGGAGCAGCTGTTCGAGCAGGGGCTCATGGGCGTCGAGATCCCCGAGGAGTACGGCGGCGCGGGCATGAACTTCACGAGCGCCATCATCGGCATCGAGGAGC
This is a stretch of genomic DNA from Colletotrichum lupini chromosome 10, complete sequence. It encodes these proteins:
- a CDS encoding glycolipid 2-alpha-mannosyltransferase; this translates as MATGSARYVRYILFAFFGLAVFYFISHSSYEGVRLQDGSFSKPGGPSAGGQQQQQGENKEGEKPKQPAHSETKSPKVGEAYNPKDWPMAMTPNEPGWDELSGIADGPRMNATFVTLARNSDIWDIARSIRQVEDRFNRRYNYDWVFLNDKPFDATFKKVTTSLVSGKTHYGEIPKEHWSFPEHIDQEKARKVREDMAQRKIIYGDSVSYRHMCRFESGFFFRQPAMMNYDYYWRVEPSIELFCDIHYDPFRFMKENNKKYSFVLSLYEYVETIPTLWDSTKKFIKNHPEHIAEGNSMGFLSDDGGDSYNHCHFWSNFEVGDLNWLRSKAYIDYFESLDQDGGFFYERWGDAPVHSIAAGLMLPKDQIHFFNDIAYYHVPFTHCPTGEKVRLDRRCHCNPKDNFDWKGYSCTSRYFEINGLDKPEGYENQQD
- a CDS encoding ribosomal protein S12; this encodes MASTLLRSLFAPAMRPAAFPRAASILTPTASTITTPLIRSFSSTPVQNATIMQVLRGCHKKGKRARHAVSPALSEINAPALKGVCLKVGITRPKKPNSGQRKTARVRLSNGRHVTAYVPGEGHNIQQHSVVLVRGGRSQDCPGVRYHLVRGALDLGGVANRATSRSKYGTMKPKKATVS